The Nocardia arthritidis genome has a window encoding:
- the uvrA gene encoding excinuclease ABC subunit UvrA has product MAERLTVRGAREHNLKGVDLDLPRDSLIVFTGLSGSGKSSLAFDTIFAEGQRRYVESLSAYARQFLGQMDKPDVDFIEGLSPAVSIDQKSTNRNPRSTVGTITEVYDYLRLLYARAGTPHCPVCGEFIAKQTPQQIVDQVLAMEEGIKFQVLAPVVRTRKGEFVDLFDQLNSQGYSRVRVDGVVYPLTDPPKLKKQEKHDVEVVVDRLQVKPNSKQRLTDSIETALRLADGIVVLDFVDRDEHAHDRERRFSERLACPNGHPLDIEDLEPRSFSFNSPYGACPDCTGLGIRKEVDPDLVVPDPELSLNDGAIAPWSRGQTAEYFTRLLSGLAESIGFSMDTPWQDLPAKARKAVLEGSSDQVHVSYTNRYGRKRSYYADFEGVMPFLQRRMESTESEQMKEHYDGYMRDIPCPVCKGARLRPEILAVTLSADGGRKSIADVSDLSIGDCSKFLNALTLDDRQAAIAGQVLKEIQARLGFLLDVGLEYLSLSRAAATLSGGEAQRIRLATQIGSGLVGVLYVLDEPSIGLHQRDNRRLIETLTRLRNLGNTLIVVEHDEDTIRASDWVVDIGPLAGEHGGQVVHSGTYQDLLTHPNSLTGAYLSGRERIEVPLVRRPVNKKRQLTVVGANEHNLRGIDVAFPLGVLTSVTGVSGSGKSTLVNDILATVLANRLNGARQVPGRHTRVNGLDHLDKLVQVDQSPIGRTPRSNPATYTGVFDKIRTLFAATTEAKVRGYQPGRFSFNVKGGRCEACSGDGTLKIEMNFLPDVYVPCEVCHGARYNRETLEVHYKGKTIAEVLDMPIEEAAEFFEPVTSIHRYLKTLVDVGLGYVRLGQSAPTLSGGEAQRVKLAAELQKRSTGRTVYILDEPTTGLHFEDIRKLLTVINGLVDKGNTVIVIEHNLDVIKTSDWVIDMGPEGGSGGGTVVAEGTPEDVGENASSYTGQFLREVLAQPAAPKKVAAKSATAKKVAAKKVASAAEETPDAAAAAKAAKRASRKAAALR; this is encoded by the coding sequence GTGGCGGAACGCCTCACTGTGCGCGGAGCTCGGGAACACAACCTGAAGGGGGTCGATCTCGATCTGCCCCGCGACAGCCTCATCGTGTTCACCGGGCTGTCCGGCTCGGGCAAATCCAGCCTCGCCTTCGACACCATCTTCGCCGAGGGCCAGCGCCGCTACGTCGAATCGCTGTCCGCGTACGCCCGCCAGTTCCTCGGCCAGATGGACAAACCGGATGTCGACTTCATCGAGGGTCTGTCGCCCGCGGTCTCCATCGATCAGAAATCGACCAACCGGAACCCGCGCTCCACCGTCGGCACCATCACCGAGGTCTACGACTACCTGCGCCTGCTCTACGCGCGCGCGGGCACGCCGCATTGCCCGGTGTGCGGCGAGTTCATCGCCAAGCAAACCCCGCAGCAGATCGTCGACCAGGTGCTCGCCATGGAGGAGGGCATCAAGTTCCAGGTGCTCGCGCCGGTGGTGCGCACCCGCAAGGGCGAATTCGTCGACCTGTTCGATCAGCTGAATTCACAAGGTTATTCGCGCGTGCGGGTGGACGGCGTCGTCTACCCGCTGACCGATCCGCCCAAGCTGAAGAAGCAGGAGAAGCACGACGTCGAGGTGGTGGTGGACCGCCTCCAGGTGAAGCCGAATTCCAAACAGCGCCTGACGGATTCGATCGAAACCGCGCTGCGGCTCGCCGACGGCATCGTGGTGCTCGACTTCGTCGACCGCGACGAGCACGCACACGATCGTGAGCGCCGCTTCTCCGAGCGTCTGGCCTGCCCGAACGGCCACCCACTCGATATCGAGGATCTGGAACCGCGTTCGTTCTCCTTCAACTCGCCATACGGCGCCTGCCCGGACTGCACCGGCCTCGGCATCCGCAAGGAGGTGGACCCGGATCTGGTGGTCCCCGATCCGGAGCTCAGCCTGAACGATGGCGCGATCGCGCCGTGGTCGCGCGGGCAGACCGCCGAATACTTCACTCGCCTGCTGTCCGGACTCGCCGAATCGATCGGGTTCTCCATGGATACGCCGTGGCAGGATCTGCCCGCCAAGGCGCGCAAGGCCGTGCTGGAGGGCAGTTCCGATCAGGTGCACGTCTCCTACACCAACCGCTACGGCCGGAAGCGTTCGTACTACGCCGATTTCGAGGGCGTGATGCCGTTCCTGCAGCGGCGCATGGAGAGCACCGAATCCGAGCAGATGAAGGAGCACTACGACGGGTACATGCGGGATATCCCGTGCCCCGTCTGCAAGGGTGCGCGGCTGCGGCCGGAGATCCTCGCGGTGACGCTGTCCGCCGACGGTGGCCGCAAATCCATTGCCGACGTGAGCGATCTGTCCATCGGCGACTGTTCGAAATTCCTCAACGCGCTCACCCTCGACGATCGGCAGGCCGCCATCGCGGGTCAGGTGCTCAAGGAGATCCAGGCCCGGCTCGGCTTCCTGCTCGACGTCGGCCTGGAATACCTGTCGCTGTCCCGGGCCGCCGCCACCCTGTCCGGCGGTGAGGCGCAACGCATCCGGCTGGCCACCCAGATCGGCTCGGGCCTGGTCGGTGTGCTGTATGTGCTGGACGAGCCATCGATCGGCCTGCATCAGCGGGATAACCGCCGCCTCATCGAAACCCTCACCCGGCTACGCAATCTCGGCAATACGCTGATCGTCGTCGAACACGACGAGGACACCATCCGCGCCTCCGACTGGGTGGTCGATATCGGTCCGCTGGCCGGCGAGCACGGCGGCCAGGTGGTGCACAGCGGGACGTATCAGGATCTGCTCACTCACCCGAATTCGCTTACCGGCGCCTATCTTTCGGGTCGGGAGCGGATCGAGGTGCCGCTGGTGCGCCGCCCGGTGAACAAGAAGCGGCAGCTCACCGTCGTCGGCGCCAACGAGCACAACCTGCGGGGCATCGATGTCGCGTTCCCGCTCGGCGTGCTCACCTCGGTCACCGGTGTTTCCGGCTCCGGTAAGTCGACGCTGGTCAACGACATCCTGGCCACCGTGCTGGCCAACCGGCTCAACGGCGCGCGTCAGGTGCCGGGGCGGCACACCAGGGTGAACGGCCTCGACCACCTGGACAAGCTGGTACAGGTGGACCAGTCGCCGATCGGCCGCACCCCCCGCTCGAATCCGGCCACCTACACCGGCGTGTTCGACAAGATCCGCACCCTGTTCGCGGCCACCACCGAGGCCAAGGTACGCGGCTATCAGCCGGGGCGGTTCTCGTTCAACGTGAAAGGCGGCCGCTGCGAGGCATGTTCGGGTGACGGCACGCTGAAGATCGAGATGAACTTCCTGCCGGACGTCTACGTGCCGTGCGAGGTGTGCCACGGCGCCCGGTACAACCGGGAGACCCTCGAGGTGCACTACAAGGGCAAAACCATCGCCGAGGTGCTCGATATGCCCATCGAGGAGGCGGCCGAATTCTTCGAGCCGGTCACCTCGATCCATCGCTACCTCAAGACGCTGGTCGATGTCGGGCTCGGTTACGTGCGGCTCGGCCAGAGCGCGCCGACGCTGTCGGGCGGTGAGGCGCAGCGGGTGAAGTTGGCCGCGGAACTACAGAAGCGATCCACCGGACGCACCGTCTACATCCTCGACGAGCCGACCACCGGCCTGCACTTCGAGGACATCCGCAAACTGCTCACCGTGATCAACGGCCTGGTCGACAAGGGCAATACGGTCATCGTGATCGAACACAACCTGGACGTCATCAAAACCTCCGACTGGGTGATCGATATGGGGCCGGAGGGCGGCTCCGGCGGCGGCACCGTGGTGGCCGAGGGCACCCCGGAGGATGTCGGCGAGAACGCGTCCAGCTACACCGGACAGTTCCTGCGCGAGGTGCTGGCCCAGCCCGCCGCGCCGAAGAAGGTTGCGGCCAAGTCGGCTACGGCGAAGAAGGTCGCGGCCAAGAAGGTTGCGTC